CGAGGATCTCGACCGGCAGGCGTTCGGAAGTGCATAGGTGCCATAGGACGCACTGCGGTAGATCTCGATCAGGGTCGTCGCTCCGATGTTTGCTGCTGGATACCCCCATGCAGTCCAGATCGCCAGATATGCGCCATAAAGAACGGGCCCCTGATCCGAGCCGAACGAGGCCTGTTTGGTTGTCAAGGGGTGTTTTGGGCGCGGTGGAGTGCCTTGCCGGATCGGCAAGCTCGGTGGTGTGGGCGTAGGCTGGGGGTTGGCCCGGGGTGGCTTTGTGGAAGAGCCGGCGCTTCAGGATGCAACGCCGGACACGCACGCGACAGAGACGTTCCTGGGTGCCCCCCGGGCCCTAACGCTTTTGGTCGGCGACGAGGTGGCGGTAGACGACGTCAGAGAGGCGCCGTTTCAGTGACCGGATGGCTTCCTTCTTCGTTTTGCCTTCAGCGAGTTTACGTTCGTAGAAGATGCGTCCCTCAGTTCCCGGGTAGCGGAGTTGGGTGATCGCGATCAGATGCAGCGCATGGTTCAACATGCGGTTGCCTCGCGGGTTGAGCCGATGCCGCTTCTTCGACCCGGAGGAGGCGTCGATGGGGGCGGTGCCGTTGTAGGTGGCATAGTGGTGCCGGGTGGGGAACCTGGTGATGTCGCCGCTGTAGCCGATCACCAGGCCGGCTACGACCGGGCCCACGCCGTAGATGTCGGTAAGGGTGGTGCCCGACGCTGCCACTGCGGTGGCCAGGTTTGCCTTTGACGCTTTGAGT
The Acidimicrobiia bacterium genome window above contains:
- a CDS encoding transposase, encoding LKASKANLATAVAASGTTLTDIYGVGPVVAGLVIGYSGDITRFPTRHHYATYNGTAPIDASSGSKKRHRLNPRGNRMLNHALHLIAITQLRYPGTEGRIFYERKLAEGKTKKEAIRSLKRRLSDVVYRHLVADQKR